In Zingiber officinale cultivar Zhangliang chromosome 11B, Zo_v1.1, whole genome shotgun sequence, a single window of DNA contains:
- the LOC122034415 gene encoding thiamine-repressible mitochondrial transport protein THI74-like has product MRFSRETWRWALGLIYIVAVAIIWIAASYIVQSVVDSGVSPFLITYICNSLFVVLIPIIEISRYLEVILKGSWHWFRNRNVPDSQLSVNSEEVNLLVQTGQHTGPYVLSNNQQENISLIHSRIQDSESILSTHAIAFSGGESCLMTVDSTKQVNTEEHWTRCQVAKVSFLICPFWFFAQLTFNLSLKYTTVTSNTILSSSSSLFTFLVAVAFLGEKFTWVKLVSVLLCMGGTIMVSLSDSSVGLNAIATNPLLGDILALVSAGIYAVYITLIRQKLTDEKKNCQANTAQFLGFLGLFNLLIFFPVLLVLNFTKLEPFHKLSWNQLGLIVGKGLLDNVLSDYLWAEAIHLTTTTVATAGLTIQVPIAAVVDSLTGHAPHLLDYIGAVVVMVGFTGINIPSDDSVLSLVMEEEQETTTIDASSER; this is encoded by the exons ATGAGGTTCAGCAGAGAAACTTGGCGTTGGGCTTTAGGTCTCATATACATTGTTGCAGTGGCAATAATATGGATTGCTGCTAGTTATATAGTTCAATCTGTTGTAGATTCTGGTGTTTCTCCGTTTCTGATTACCTATATCTGTAATTCGTTGTTTGTTGTTCTTATTCCAATTATTGAGATCTCTCGGTATCTTGAGGTTATATTAAAGGGTTCTTGGCACTGGTTTCGGAATAGGAATGTTCCAGACTCACAATTGTCTGTTAATTCAGAGGAAGTTAATCTTCTAGTGCAGACTGGTCAACATACTGGCCCATATGTGCTGAGTAATAATCAACAAGAAAACATTTCTTTGATTCACTCTAGAATTCAAGATTCTGAGAGCATATTATCCACTCATGCTATTGCGTTCAGTGGTGGAGAATCTTGCTTGATGACTGTCGATAGCACTAAACAAGTGAATACGGAGGAGCATTGGACTCGTTGTCAAGTAGCTAAAGTTAGCTTCTTGATATGCCCTTTTTGGTTCTTTGCTCAATTGACATTCAATCTCTCTCTTAAATACACAACTGTTACG TCAAATACTATCTTAAGCAGCTCGTCTAGCCTCTTTACTTTCTTGGTTGCGGTAGCATTTTTAGGAGAAAAGTTCACATGGGTTAAGCTAGTCAGTGTTCTTCTTTGCATGGGCGGGACAATAATGGTCAGCCTATCCGATTCAAGTGTTGGGTTAAATGCAATTGCAACAAATCCTCTTCTTGGGGATATTCTTGCTCTCGTCTCAGCAGGGATATATGCTGTTTATATCACCCTTATTCGACAAAAGTTGactgatgagaaaaaaaattgtcAAGCAAACACTGCTCAGTTCCTTGGATTTCTTGGTCTATTTAATCTACTTATATTTTTCCCTGTTTTGCTAGTTTTGAATTTCACAAAGTTGGAGCCCTTTCACAAACTTAGTTGGAACCAACTTGGACTTATTGTGGGAAAAG GTTTGCTGGACAATGTGCTAAGTGATTACTTGTGGGCAGAAGCAATCCATCTAACAACTACAACGGTGGCAACAGCAGGTCTCACAATTCAGGTTCCGATTGCTGCAGTTGTGGACTCTCTGACTGGACATGCTCCTCACCTGCTGGATTACATTGGAGCTGTTGTTGTTATGGTTGGTTTTACTGGGATCAATATACCATCTGATGATTCAGTTTTGTCTTTGGTTATGGAAGAAGAGCAGGAGACTACTACCATTGATGCTTCTTCTGAGAGATGA